The DNA window ACATAGCCGCCCGTGGGGGCACAACCGACCTTTGGGTACATCCGGCGATGACCACCCAGGACCAGCGCTCGCTCAACGACGGCCGAGCGCCCGACGGCGTGGCCACCATCCAAGAGTGGTCCGCGGGCTATGTCGTACGGCACCCCCTGGCCTCGCTCAACACCCTCGGTGAGCAGTACATCCTCGCTGTACGCACGATCGAGTACTGCATGGTCGACCTGTTCACCGGGCGCTTCCAATGGGCCGAGTTCATCCGCCAGGGCGCCTTCATGGCTGCCACGGCGGTCCTGCCGACCGTGTTGGTAGCGCTGCCGATCGGGGTGACCCTTTCCATCCAATTCGCGCTGCTGGCAAACCAAGTCGGTGCGACATCGCTGGCCGGTGCGGCCAGTGGACTCGCGGTGATCCGTCAGGCCGCCTCGCTGGTGGCCGCGGTGCTCATGGCATCCGCCGTCGGCTCGGCGATCACCGCTGACCTTGGTTCCCGCACCATGCGCGAGGAGACCGACGCGATGGAGGTCATGGGTGTCTCGGTGATCCGGCGCTTGGTCGTGCCCCGTTTCGCCGCGGCCATCATGGTCGGTGTCGCACTCACCGGAATCACCTGCTTCGTCGGGTTTTTGGCTAGCTACCTGTTCAATGTCTACTTTCAGCGCGGCGCACCGGGCAGCTTCGTGGCGACATTTTCGTCGTTCGCCACCACGGAGGACATGATCGTCGCGCTGCTCAAAGCCGTCATCTACGGGGCGATCGTGGCGGTGATCGCCTGTCAGAAAGGACTTTTCACCAAAGGCGGCCCGGCGGGCGTCGCGAACTCGGTCAACGCCGCGGTGGTGGAGTCGATTCTGGTGCTGATGATCGTCAATG is part of the Mycobacterium mantenii genome and encodes:
- a CDS encoding MlaE family ABC transporter permease, with translation MTTQDQRSLNDGRAPDGVATIQEWSAGYVVRHPLASLNTLGEQYILAVRTIEYCMVDLFTGRFQWAEFIRQGAFMAATAVLPTVLVALPIGVTLSIQFALLANQVGATSLAGAASGLAVIRQAASLVAAVLMASAVGSAITADLGSRTMREETDAMEVMGVSVIRRLVVPRFAAAIMVGVALTGITCFVGFLASYLFNVYFQRGAPGSFVATFSSFATTEDMIVALLKAVIYGAIVAVIACQKGLFTKGGPAGVANSVNAAVVESILVLMIVNVGISELYNALFPRTGL